A region of the Stieleria neptunia genome:
TGCTGCCACGCGTCCTGGAAATCATCTTTGAAATCAACGAGCGTTTCCTCGCCGAGGTCGCCAAAAAGTTCCCGAACGAACCCGAGTTGCTCAAACGGGTTTCGTTGATTGAAGAAGGGCACACGCCGCACATCCGGATGGCCTACCTGTCGATCGTCGGCAGTTTTTCCGTCAACGGCGTGGCGCAACTGCACACCGATCTGCTCAAGACCGGACTGTTCGCCGATTTTGATCGCATCTGGCCGAACAAGATCAACAACAAAACCAACGGCGTCACCCAACGGCGCTGGCTGTCCCACTGCAATCCGGGGCTGCGTGATTTGATGAATGAGACGATCGGCACGCGGTGGGAGTCGGATCTGGAAGAGATCTCGGCACTGGCCCCGCTCGCCGAAGACGCCGAATTTCGCAGTCGCTGGCGTGGCGTCAAAAACGCCAACAAAGAACGCTTGTCGAAGTACGTCAAGCAAAACACCGGAGTCGACTTCGACCCGTCGATGCTGTTCGACGTCCAAGTCAAACGGATCCATGAGTACAAACGACAGCTGATGAACGTTTTGCACGTCATCCATTTGTACGACCGCATCCTTCAAGGCGAAACGGCCGGCATGGTGCCGCGATGCGTTCTGATCGGAGGCAAAGCCGCGCCGGGATATCACCTGGCCAAACTGATCGTCAAACTGATCAACAACGTCGCCCGAGTCGTCAACAGCGACCCCCGTGCGCGTGATCTGCTGCGATTGGTCTTCTTCCCCAACTACCGCGTTTCGGCGATGGAAGTCATCTGTCCCGGAACCGAGTTGAGCGAACAGATCTCCACCGCCGGCAAAGAAGCCTCGGGAACGGGAAACATGAAGTTCATGATGAACGGGGCGTTGACGATCGGGACGCTCGACGGGGCGAACATCGAGATTCGTGAAAAGGCCGGTGCCGAAAACTTTTTCCTGTTCGGACTCAATGCCGCCGAAGCCCAAGAGGCGCGAAAGAGCTATGACCCCAATGCGATCATCGCCGCCGATCCCGCGATCGCACGCGTGATGGAATTGCTCGAAGGCGGTCATTTCCACGGCTCCGAACCCGGTGTCTTCGGCGAATTGACCTCCGGGCTGAGAAACCCGCACGATCAATGGCTGACCATCGCCGATTTACGCAGCTTCATCGACGCACAAGATCGTGTGGCAGAAACCTATCAAAAAGCCGATCAATGGGACCGGATGAGCATTCTCAATGCCGCCAACAGCGGATGGTTCTCCAGCGATCGGACGATCCAGCAGTACGCCGATGAAATCTGGAAAGTCAAACCGCTGACGGAATAAACGCAGCGATCCGACCAATCGTGGACGCGGCGTCAACCGACGCCTTTCTTGTTGGCGGAACAGCGTGAGCCCCATGCCGCTAAATCGAGAAGCGAACATGAATCACCATGGCTCCCCTCTCCCCCAAACAAGCCTATCCTCGTCGCAGAGTTTTCGCATTTTAAGAATCGCTTGACGCACACGATCAATCAGAATCAACAAAGAGGCTTGTTCGGGGGAGAGGGGAGCCATTTTGGGGTAAGTGGCTTCTCGATTTAGCGGTATTGGGCTCGCGCCCTACCGCTAACAAAAACACCCCGCTTGGCGACTGAATGCCCGGCCGCTTACGCGTCGCGGCTCACCAAACCGACGGCCCGCGCGCCCTCCCGGGGTCGCCCCGGGCGGCGAAACGGCTACTCGTCCTCGGCCGGATCGATTCGCTTGGCAGAAGCGCGGATGCCGTTTTGAAACAGTTCCAACGCTTCGAACCGCCCGTCGTTCTCGTCCTTGAACGTCAGCGTTGCCGGGACAATCTTGTAAAACCACTCCGTTTCGGATTTGGGAAAGACCTGAAACGCGGGCTGGCCCGTCAACTGGACCATCAACCGGTCGTTGACGACGTTGACATCAAAGACGACTCCGGGGGCGATTTGGTATCGGCCTTCACAACGCTTCATCGTTGCAATCGGCACCTCGATCGCCGATTGAAACGTTCGCGGTTGCACTGCCGCACCGGCCAACATGCGAATCAGATCTTCGGCCAGCCGGTCGACTTCCATGGTTGCCGTGTTGGTCAGCAACACGACGGCCGCCGGAACCTCGCGGCTGACGAACAACATCGCATGGTAGCCGCCGGTCTGTCCGTTATGCCAGCGCGTCGATCCGTCTCGGGCGATGTGCCATCCGAGCCCCATCGCGAAGTCTTTGGCGTCGCCGGCGCGGTGTTGTTTCCAAGCAAGCTGGAGCGCGTTTCCCAGATCGCTGTCTGGCGGATCAAGGTTCGCGTTGGCAAACCGCAACATATCCGTGACGGTGCTGCGGATCCCGCCGGCGCCGGGCATGTCGGCAAACTCCCAGGTCGAATGCGGCTTTCCGGGCGTCGCATGGCCGGCCGCAAGACGCTTGAGGACTTCGGCATCGCCGGTCACCGTGGTGCTGGTCATCCCCAGCGGTTTGGCAATCCGCTCGGTCAACAGTTGGTCATACGATTTGCCGGCTTGGTGACCAAGCAGATAACCGAGAAACGAAACCGCCAAGTTGGAATATTCCATCTTGTCGCCGGGATCCCGGGTCAACGAATAGCCGTCCAGGAATTCGAGGGCCAGCTGTGAGGTGTAATCGGCGTAGGGGTTTTCGCCGCCGACGTTTTTCATGTTGCTCGGCAATCGCGGCAGTCCCGACCGATGGATGGAAAGATCCAACAATGAAATCTTCTTGCCGTTCGAATCGGGCATCCTGGCACCGCCCGGCATCAAGTCGGCGGCGTCTTGGTCCAGCTTGACTTTGTTCTGGACGACCGCGTCGGCGAGCAGGATTCCCGTAAACACTTTCGAGACCGAGCCGATTTCGTAAACCGTTTGATCGGTCGGTTGATCACCATCGGCGGACGTCTTGCCGAAGTGGAACGTCGCCGAAGAATCGCCCGCGATCAGCCCCAACGAAAGGCCGACGACTTGCTCGGAGTCCAGATACGGTTGAACGAGCGAACGAATGCGCTGCTGCGTTGCCGGATCGTCCAGATCGGGCGGCGCGGCAGCGAGCGGACTGGCGGCTGCGGCGAAAAGCAAACCGCAAATGGCTGAGCGTAGGACAGCGGGAAAGCGATCGATCATCGGGAGTCCTCGGCGTGTGTTCAATCGATTGGAACACACGATCTTAACGGCACGACGACCTCTCGTGGGGTAAGCGTGCTGCTTGCCGGGGGAACGCAAGCTGGAAGCTTACGCCACTTATTTGATGATCGCTTTTTGTCGTAGCGCTTCGATGATTTGGTTGACGCACTCGTCGATGGTTTGCTGGGACGCATCGAGGGTGACATCGGGGTGGGGCGGAGCGTCGTACGGGGCCGTGACACCGGGGAAATTCAGCAATTGACCGGCGTCGGCTTGGGCGTACTGGCCTTTCTCGTCCCGCTGGCGACAAATTTCAACGGGCGTCGCAACGTGGACGACCAGGAAGCGGTCCTCGCCGATCACGCGGGCCACTTTCTGGCGAACCTCTTCGCTGGGGGCGACGAAGCAGGCGATGCAGATCATTCCCGCTTCGTTCAGCGTGTGTGCCAGGTGCGCGCTGCGTCGTAGATTTTCACTGCGATCGTTGGCGCTAAAGCCGAGGTCACGCGACAGGCCCTTGCGGACGTGTTCACCGTCGATGACCGAAACGGCTCGACCGCTATCGAACAGTTTTCGCTCCAGGGCTTGGCCGATCGCGGTTTTCCCCGAACCGGTCAATCCGGTCAGCAGCACCGTGGCCGGTTGTTGGCCGAACCGGGCGGCACGTTCTTCGGCGGTGACCGCGGAGACGGGCGCGCCGTCGTCGCCCCCGCCGGTTTCTTCTTCGTCCCAAACGGACTTCGCCCCGCCGTCACCCGACTTGTCCAGGATCATGCCGGCGGCGACGGTCGCATTGGTGATCCGGTCGATCACGATGAACGCGCCGGTGGAGCGGTTGCGGCGGTAGGCATCGAAGTGGATCGGGGCGGAAAGCGAAATGCCGACGCGGCCGATGGCATTGAGTTCCAATTCGGGGGCGGGGCTGCGGTGCAACGTGTTGACATCGACTCGATAGTTGAGCGTGTCGATCGTCCCGGGAACGGTCTGGGTGGTGTGCTTGAACAGGTACGTCTTGCCCGGCACCATCGGATCTTCGCCCATCCAAACCAGCATGGCCTGGATCGAATCGCGCGACTTGGGCAGGTTCCCCGGGCGAACGATCATGTCGCCGCGCGAGGCATCGATTTCGTCTTCCAAGGTCAGCGTGACCGACAGCGGTGCGTAGGCTTCCTCGAGTTCACCTTCGTACGTCACGATCGATTTGACTTTCGAGGTTCGCTTGCTCGGCAGCACCATGATTTCTTCGCCGGGGCGAACAATCCCGGACGCAATCGTCCCGCAGAAGCCGCGAAAATCCAGGTTGGGGCGATTGACCAATTGGACGGGAAACCGAAAGTCCTGCAGGTTTCGATCGCTGCCGATGTAGACCGATTCCAGGAAACCCATCAGCGTCGTGCCGGTGTACCAGGGCATCGACTCGCTGCGATCGACGACGTTGTCACCGTTGAGCGCGCTGATCGGGATGAAGTGCAGGTCGGGCAGATCCAATCGCGTGGCGAAGGAACGATAGTCGTCGCAAATCGCTTCGTATTTTTCTTCGGAGAAATCGATCAAGTCCATCTTGTTGATCGCGACGACGACGTGACGAATCCCGAGCAGGGAGACGATAAACGAATGCCGTCGGGTTTGCGTCAACACACCGTGGCGGGCATCGATCATCAGGATCGCCAGATCCGCGGACGACGCGCCGGTCGCCATGTTTCGCGTGTATTGTTCATGGCCGGGGGTGTCGGCGATGATGAACTTTCGCTTCGCGGTGCTGAAGTAACGATAGGCGACGTCGATCGTGATGCCTTGCTCTCGCTCTTCCTTCAGCCCATCCATGAACAGCGACGGGTCAAAATTTCCGCCGGTTGACCCCTGTTTGGCGGAATCCGATTGGACCTTGGCCAATTCGTCTTCGTAAACCAACTTGGAATCGTAGAGCAGCCGTCCGATCAGCGTGCTCTTGCCATCATCCACACTGCCACAGGTGATGAACCGCAAAAGTTGCTTGTTCTCATGTTGCTTGAGATAGGCGTTGATGTCGGTCGCGATGAGGTCAGACTGGTGAGACATGTTTGCAGGTGAAAGGGTTGAGAGGGTGGCGCGGACGTGGCCGAAGCGTTGGCGGATGAACGAAGGAAAGAAGCACTGACCAAAGGACGAAGCACTGACCGGTGGCTAGAAGTAGCCCCGCTCTTTTTTCTTTTGCATTCCGACTCCGCCTTCGTCCTTGTCAATCACACGTCCCTGTCGCTCGCTGGTCGTCGTCAGCAACATTTCTTGGATCACGTCCACCAGATCGGTCGCTTCGGACTCGACCGCCCCTGACAGCGGATAGCAGCCCAACGTCCGGAACCGCACCATCTTTTCCTCTTCGACTTCGCCTTCCAACAGCGGCATGCGGTCGTCATTGCGCATGATCAGGATCCCGTCCCGCTCGACGACCTTGCGTTTGGTCGACAGGTACAGTGGCACGATCGGGATGTTTTCCAGATGGATGTATTGCCAGACATCCAGTTCCGTCCAGTTGCTCATCGGGAACACCCGGATCGACTCGCCCTTGTTGACGCGTGCGTTGTAGACATTCCACAGCTCGGGCCGTTGATTCTTGGGGTCCCAGCGGTGGCCCTTGTCGCGAAAGCTGAAAACCCGTTCCTTAGCCCGCGATTTCTCCTCGTCGCGACGCGCCCCACCGAAGGCGGCGTCAAAACCGTATTGATCCAAGGCGGCCTTGAGGGCGTCGGTCTTCATGATCTCGGTGTGACGCTCGCTGTCCTCCCACGGCTTGATGTCGTGCTTGAGGCCTTCTTCGTTGATGTACACGATCAGATCCAGGCCCAACTCCTTGGCGACATAATTGTCCCGGAACTCATACATCTCCTTGAACTTCCACGTCGTGTCCACGTGCAGCAAGGGAAACGGAGGTTTCGCCGGCGCGAAGGCCTTCAGAGCCAAGTGGAGCAGCACCGCCGAGTCCTTGCCGACGCTGTAAAGCATCACGGGATTTTGGAATTCTGCAGCCACCTCACGGAAAATATGAATGCTCTCCGCTTCCAGCTGTTTTAGGTGGGTCAGGTTGTAGTCCGACATCAGGACGCCGTAAGGGTGGGGAATCTAGCGTTAGTAACAGGCAACACGTGCCCGGCCGGGGGAGTATAGGCGGAGTGTTGCAGATTTAAGAGAGGGAATGGTCAGTTTGAAATCCAGGTTTCAGGTTTCAGGTTTCAGGTTTCAGGTTTCAGGTTTCAGGTTTCAGGTTTCAGGTTTCAGGTTTCAGGTTTCAGGTTTCAGGTTTCAGGTTCCAGGTTCCAGGTTCCAGGTTCCAGGTTCCAGGTTCCAGGTTCCAGGTTCCAGGTTCCAGGTTCCAGGTTCCAGGTTCCAGGTTCCAGGTTCCAGGTTCCAGGTTCCAGGTTCCAGGTTCCAGGTTCCAGGTTCCAGGTTCCAGGTTCCAGGTTCCAGGTTCCAGGTTTCAGGTTTCAGGTTTCAGGTTTCAGGTTTCAGGTTCCAGGTTCCAGGTTCCAGGTTTCAAGAATGGTTCGAGATTTTCTTGTCACCCATTTTCTTGTCTGCTTCTGTTTTTCCCCACGCATTTTTCTGCCCCCCCATTTTTCTGCCAACTGCCAACTGACTTGGAACCTGGAACCTGGAACTTAGAACTCCTTTCTCTCTCCCGTTGCCATTCGGGGTGTTGGGGCTTAGGCTCTGGGATTCTGCGCCGGGGAACAAAATCTTCCCGGCCTCACCAAATTTTCCGGAGTGATTCTGGTGTCGGGAACTTGCGTCATTGGTTTGCAGTGGGGTGATGAAGCGAAGGGCAAATTAGTTGATTTGCTGGCTTCACAATTCGATTTGGTCGTCCGTTATCAGGGCGGGGCGAACGCCGGCCACACGGTGGTTGTCGGCGACGAAGTCTACAAATTGCACCATATCCCCAGCGGTATCCTGCACCGTGGGGTCAAAAATCTGATCACGCCCGGTGTGGTGATCAACCCCGAGACCATGATCGGCGAGATGGAGGGGCTTGCCCCCCGCGGCGTCAACTGCGACGAAAACTTGCAAATCAGCGAGCGAGCCCACTTGGTCATGCCTTGGCACATGGCCGAAGACCGCCAGATCAACGCGACCGCGTTGCGTGGCGAGTCGATCGGGACGACCAATCGAGGCATCGGACCGTGCTATCGAGACAAAGTGGGGCGGACCCACGCGATCCGAATGACCGATTTGGTCCAACCCGGCCGCGACGAACGGATCCGCACCGTTGCCGAACAGAAACTGGCGATCTTGCGCAACATGGGGGCATCCGAAGAGGAGCTCGATTCGATCGCGGCGGACAAGGTGATTGCCCAGGCGACGCGTTGGGGCAACCGTTTGCAGGGCATGATCGCCGACACGACCGATACGTTGTTGGATGCCGCCGAGCAGGACAAACGGATCCTGTTTGAAGGCGCACAAGGGGCATTGCTGGACATCGACCACGGCACGTATCCCTTTGTCACCAGCAGCAACAGCAGCGGTGTCGGGGTCTGTGCCGGCGCCGGGGTGCCGCCGCGCTGGATCAACACGGTGCTGGGCGTTTGCAAGGCCTACAGCACGCGAGTCGGCGGCGGGCCGTTCGTGACAGAACTGGAAGACGAAACGGGCGATCGGATTCGCACGCTGGGCAATGAGTTCGGGACGACGACCGGGCGTCCGCGTCGTTGTGGATGGTTCGATGCGGTTGCGGTTCGCTACACGGCACGACTGAGCGGCGTGACCCGACTGGCGTTGATGATGATGGACGTGCTGGCTCATTTGGACGAACTCAAGATTTGTGTCGCGTATGAACTGGACGGCGAGCGGATCACGCGATTTCCGGGGCATGCCGACCAGCTGCGCCGTTGCAAGCCGATCTACGAGACGATTCCGGGCTGGAAACAACCGGTCGATGACGTCCGCCGTGAAGAAGATTTCCCAGAAGGTGCGTTGGCGTATGTCCGTCGCATCGAAACCCTGGTCGGAATTCCGGTCGGCGTGTTGTCGGTCGGCCCCGATCGCGCTCAAACCATTTTCACGAAGCAATCCGACGAGTTGAATTTGCAGCCGATCGGAGCCTGAGCGATCGATGAACGCAAAGATCCCTGACTCGAAGATTTCCGACGCAACGTCTTCGGAAACCGACGACGCTCACAGCGCCGACCCGAAAGCGGCTGCCAACCGCTTGCCCGATCATGTTGCGATCATCATGGACGGCAACGGGCGCTGGGCCCAATCGCGCGGCATGCCGCGGATCGAAGGGCATCGTCGTGGCGTCGATTCGGTTCGGATGGTCAGCGAGACGTGCACCGAACTGGGAATCGAAGCGGTCACCCTGTACTGTCTTTCCAGCGAAAACTGGAAACGCCCCAAAGCCGAACTCGAATTCCTGATGCAGTTGCTCGAGCAATACCTGGTCGAGGAGCGCGAGCTGATCATGAAGCAGGGCTTGCGGCTAAAAGTGATCGGGCGACGCGATCGATTGCCCGCCAGCGTCTTGGTGGAAATGGACAAGACGATCGAGGTTTCGTCGGACAACCCGGGGACGCAATTGGTGCTGGCGATTGATTATGGCGGACGGGATGAACTGGCGATGGCGGCGCGTTCGATTTGTCGTGATGTCCAGGCCGGACTGCTGGACGTGGACACCATCGACGAAGAAACCATCACCAACAGGCTCTACACCGCGGGGTTGCCGGATGTCGATCTGATGATCCGTACCGGAGGCGAGATGCGGGTGAGTAACTTTTTGCTGTGGCAGCTCAGCTATGCCGAGCTGTGGGTCACCGAAACCTGTTGGCCCGATTTTGACCGCCAGGAGTTCGCCGCGGCGCTGGAGAGTTTCGGGTGCAGGGACCGACGCTTCGGCGGGCTTTCCGAGACACCTGTTGAATCAACCTTCGGTGAGACTTGATGCTGCGTGATCGTTTGAGAACCAGCGCGATCTTGATTGTCATCGTTCTCGGTCTCCTGTCGCTCGACTACTCGATCCGCATTCCGGATGCCGATGGCGTCTGGCTGTTGCCGCTGCTGTTGTTTTTTGCGATCGGCACGGCGTGGGAGATTGCGGGGATGTTGACCGCGGGCGGCCAACCGGTCCGTCGGTCGGTTGCGGTGGTCGGCGCGACGCTGGTCGCCTCCTCGGCGGCGATCCCGTTCTTGTGGGTGCTGGGGACGGATGACTATCCGAAAGACTGCCCCGTCGGCCGATTGGGCTGGATCGTGCTGGCCGCGGCGGCGGCGATTTTTCTGAGCCTGATCGCCGAGATGCGGGAGTATGGAAAAGACGGCGATGCCAGCCCGGGCGACGCGATCCGGCGAACCTCGGCGGCGGTTTTCGTTTCGATGTACGTCGGGGTGCCAATGGCGATGCTGATCGCACTCCGCGGCCTGCACGCCGAGACGACGGCGGGCCGTTTCGGACTCGCCGCCTTGGTGACGACGATCCTGGTCACCAAAGTGGCCGATGCGGGGGCGTATTTTTCGGGCCGGGCGTTGGGACGACACAAGTTGATCCCGCGGTTGTCACCCGGAAAAACGATCGAAGGCGCGATCGGGGGCATTTTGGCGTCGACGATGGTGGCCTATTTGTCACTCGCGTACCTGTTTCCGGCGTTACTCGATCGCCCGGCAGACACTACGACGGTGATGAACGAGACCGCCGTTAAAACTGGCTTATCCGCACTTTTGGCCCCGTCCTGGGTCGGGGCGATCATGTTGGGACCGGTGTTGGCGATCTCGGGAATGGTGGGCGACTTGGCGGAATCCCTGTTTAAACGGGACTCGGGGGTCAAGGACAGCGGCAACCTGCTGCCCGGATTGGGGGGGGTGTGGGACGTGACCGACTCGTTGCTGGCAGCCAGCGTGCCGGCATTTTTCTGCTTCGCCACGGGTGTTGGTGGCCCATAATGCGGTGTCTTCTTCTGGTGAAGTCGATACGATTGATTGATAACTTCATGATCCTGGACAGGAGTCGCTCGACCGGAACGGTTCGACGGGATCATTCCAAACTGACGGCCGAGGGGTCGGCCTAACCCGAATGACTGAAGCCACATTAACGGTCACGGCGCCCGACGAGTTGTTGCAACTTTTCGGTCCCCGAGACCAACATTTACGAAAGCTGCGGCAGTTATTCGATGTCACGATCACGCATCGAAACGGACGAGTGCGAATCGCCGGCGAAGGCGAGGGCGTCTCCGGGGCGATGCGCACCCTGGAAAAGCTGCTCCACAAGGTGCAGAAACAAGGCGCGATCGGCGGCGAAGACGTCGAGACGGCCGCGGTCGAAGAGGGCGCCAAGGTCGAGCCGGGGGCAAAACCGAAGGTGTCCGGCGGCGAAGACATTGCGATCCAGCATGCCGGCCGCAGAATTCGTCCGCGGACCGAGGGCCAGGCCAAGTATGTCGATGCGATTCGCGAGTACGACTTGACCTTCGCGACCGGGCCGGCGGGCTGCGGCAAGACGTATTTGGCGGTGGCGACCGCAGTGGAGGCACTCAAAGCGGGCCAGATCCGAAAAATCGTCCTCGTCCGCCCCGCCGTGGAAGCGGGCGAGAGCCTGGGGTTTCTGCCCGGCGACTTACGCGCGAAACTGAACCCTTATCTGCGGCCACTGCTGGACGCGCTCGGGGAAATGGTTGACTATGACCAGGCGCGTGAGTTAATGGAGCAGGAAGTCATCGAAGTGATTCCACTGGCCTACATGCGGGGGCGGACGCTCAACGATGCCTTCATCATTCTGGATGAAGCACAAAACACGACGATCGCACAAATGAAAATGTTTCTCACGCGGATGGGGGAACGCAGCAAGATGGTGGTCAGCGGTGACGCCACGCAGCTCGATTTGCCGCGTGGGGTGACGAGCGGATTGAAAGACGCCATCCGTCGACTTCATCGGATCAAGGCGATCGGCATGATTCGCTTGACCGGCGAAGACATCGTCCGACATCGATTGGTGCAACGCATCGTCGAAGCCTATGAAGAGACTGAGAATACCGGAGCTTCGACTCGTCCGCGACGCAGCAGCGTGCGGGTGATCGGAGGCGAATTGTCCGGGCGTAGCGGTGGCGAGGAAACGTTGGATCGGTAGCCCCACCCGAGGAATCGGATCCGCAGACATGAACGGCCAAACAAAGACGCGAACGCGACAGGAACGCATCGAATCGCTGGGGATTCCCAAGCCGAAGATGGTTCAGTGGTGGATCGACAGCGACAAGGCCGATTGGGCCGTCCGGATCCTGATCGGCCTGTCCGCGGCGATCGCGCTGCTGGTGGTTTGCCGGACTTGGGAACCCCGATTCGCCTATCGCACCGGCATGATCCCGGTGCGTGACATCATCGCACGGGTGAATTTTGAGGTCGAGAACCAAATCGAAACCGAAGCGCTGCGGCTGCAAAAGGTGCGTGAGGTTCCGGTTTATTATCGGAACTGGAAAGCGCCGTTGGAGCAGTTGCGGGCACGTTTGAAGAATCGCTTGTTCGTGATTTTGGATGCCCAGTCGCTCAAGGAAATGAATGAAGAGGAGCGCAAGGCGTTTGAGGAGTTTGTCGCCGTCGCTGCGGTGACGCCCGAATCGGCGACCGCCGATCAGCCATCGGCCGATCAGCAATTCAGCGCGTTGAAGGCGGTGTTCGCCAGTGATCCCGAACTGGAAAAACTGGACACCGCGATCAAGAACTTGCAGAAAGACGAGTTCGACAATGGCTTGTTGCAATCGATCAAGCACCAGCCCGAACAGGGCAGCCAACGATTCATCCGCGTCTATTCGACCGAGCCGTCCGACGCCGTGGAAGTCACCGTCGACGACGTCCAGATCGCGTTGATGAAGCCCAAGATCGAATCGATGCTGGCCGAAGAGTTTCGCTCGTTATTTGGCGGTCAGGTCGAAACCGATCAACACCGTTTGGTCGCGCAAATGGTCAGCCGTTGGATCGACAAGCGGTTGCCAGAGTATGAGACGTTGTCCTATGACGACGAGGCCAGTGGAAAGGCGCGGGCGGAGATTGCCGCCAGCGTCCCGCCGGTGATGAAGAAGTTTTATGCCGGGCAATCGGAACTCGCCGATGCGGGTGAGCCGCTCGATGGGCACGAACTCCGTTTGTTGCACATGGAGCATCTTCAATGGACCAATTACCGCGGCGCGATCGACCGAATCGCCCGGGTGGCCGCCTACGGCGGGATGATCGCAGCACTTTATTTGTTGTGCGGTTCTTACATCCTGTTTGTCGACGATCGCACGCTGGTGTTCGACCGCGTCAAACTTTCCAAGCTGTTGTTCTTGTTCGTCTGCACGATCGGAATCAGTTACTGGGTCGCCAGCGACAAGTATCGCAGCGAACTCGCCCCGCTGGTCATCGCCTCGATCATCACCGCGATCGTCTACGGTCGCGATCTGTCGTTGCTGCTGATGTCGGCGGCGATCATCAGCGTGACGTTGTTCTTGAACGAGGGGCTCAGTCATTTGGTGATGCTGGCCGCGGCGGTCACGACGTCGACGCTGTTGACCGGGCGGATCCGAACGCAAAGCCATCTGTTGTTCGTCGGGGGCGTCGCCGCGGCGGTCACGTTCCTGACGGTGGTCGGGGTGGGAATCGTCACCGGTGATACGACGACGATCCCGACGGGCGTGGAGCGTCTGGCACCGACGACCGTGAGCTTCTTGGAAGTGTTGAACGGTCTGGCGCAGGAAGGGTTGCGTGCCGGGGCGTTCATCGTGATTTCCGCGGCGGCGCTGACACCGATTTTGCCGTTGATCGAAAAAGCGTTCGGCGTCCAAACCGATCTCAGTCTGTTGAGCCTGAGCGATGCCAGTCACCCGTTGCTGCGTCGTTTGGCACAGCGTGCCCCCGGCACCTACAATCACAGCATCAACGTCGCATCGATCGCCGAAGCCGCCGCCGATGCGATCGGGGCCAACGGTTTGTTGGTCCGCGTCGGGGCGTACTTCCATGACATCGGCAAGATGTTTAAACCGGAGTACTTCATCGAGAATCAAAGCGGAGTCAATCAGCACGATTCATTGCAACCGGCGATGAGCACGTTGGTGATCATCGCGCATGTGAAGGATGGAGCGGATTTGGCGCGCAACCACCATCTGCCCCAGCCGCTGATCGATTTGATCATGCAGCACCACGGCACCACGCTGGTCGAATACTTTTTCAACGAAGCGGCCAAACGAAGTGAAGACAATCCGAACGAAAAACAGGTCAGTGACAAGGATTTCCGTTATCCTGGGCCGAAGCCCCAGACCTTGGAAGCGGCCGTGATGATGCTGGCCGATACCGTTGAAAGCGCCAGCCGTACGTTGGTGGATCCGACTCCG
Encoded here:
- a CDS encoding glycogen/starch/alpha-glucan phosphorylase, producing MQKTLDSAVSPSSETDDVLLGSLSHELRRHLLFTLGRDDIDSDPGYCFRAAAITIRDRISRDWRRTRELQAASDTRHVNYLSLEFLLGRSLNNAIQNMDLDEAMRKALHRFGVELEEVIDKEHDAGLGNGGLGRLAACFLDSCANLQLPVSGYGIRYEYGMFHQLIEGGRQVEAPDHWLRDGNPWEIERPEDTKRIRLYGRTERYVDEKGKPHSRWVESLDILAVPYDMPIPGFRNGTVNTLRLWKATATDAFDLNEFNAGSYPESVAQKNNAEQISMVLYPNDASENGKELRLKQQYFLVSASLQDVLANWVEQHGEDFSGFGEKNCFQLNDTHPACAVPELMRLLMDEHELEWDQAWEITTQCMAYTNHTLLPEALERWSVSLFGQLLPRVLEIIFEINERFLAEVAKKFPNEPELLKRVSLIEEGHTPHIRMAYLSIVGSFSVNGVAQLHTDLLKTGLFADFDRIWPNKINNKTNGVTQRRWLSHCNPGLRDLMNETIGTRWESDLEEISALAPLAEDAEFRSRWRGVKNANKERLSKYVKQNTGVDFDPSMLFDVQVKRIHEYKRQLMNVLHVIHLYDRILQGETAGMVPRCVLIGGKAAPGYHLAKLIVKLINNVARVVNSDPRARDLLRLVFFPNYRVSAMEVICPGTELSEQISTAGKEASGTGNMKFMMNGALTIGTLDGANIEIREKAGAENFFLFGLNAAEAQEARKSYDPNAIIAADPAIARVMELLEGGHFHGSEPGVFGELTSGLRNPHDQWLTIADLRSFIDAQDRVAETYQKADQWDRMSILNAANSGWFSSDRTIQQYADEIWKVKPLTE
- a CDS encoding serine hydrolase domain-containing protein; protein product: MIDRFPAVLRSAICGLLFAAAASPLAAAPPDLDDPATQQRIRSLVQPYLDSEQVVGLSLGLIAGDSSATFHFGKTSADGDQPTDQTVYEIGSVSKVFTGILLADAVVQNKVKLDQDAADLMPGGARMPDSNGKKISLLDLSIHRSGLPRLPSNMKNVGGENPYADYTSQLALEFLDGYSLTRDPGDKMEYSNLAVSFLGYLLGHQAGKSYDQLLTERIAKPLGMTSTTVTGDAEVLKRLAAGHATPGKPHSTWEFADMPGAGGIRSTVTDMLRFANANLDPPDSDLGNALQLAWKQHRAGDAKDFAMGLGWHIARDGSTRWHNGQTGGYHAMLFVSREVPAAVVLLTNTATMEVDRLAEDLIRMLAGAAVQPRTFQSAIEVPIATMKRCEGRYQIAPGVVFDVNVVNDRLMVQLTGQPAFQVFPKSETEWFYKIVPATLTFKDENDGRFEALELFQNGIRASAKRIDPAEDE
- the cysN gene encoding sulfate adenylyltransferase subunit CysN — encoded protein: MSHQSDLIATDINAYLKQHENKQLLRFITCGSVDDGKSTLIGRLLYDSKLVYEDELAKVQSDSAKQGSTGGNFDPSLFMDGLKEEREQGITIDVAYRYFSTAKRKFIIADTPGHEQYTRNMATGASSADLAILMIDARHGVLTQTRRHSFIVSLLGIRHVVVAINKMDLIDFSEEKYEAICDDYRSFATRLDLPDLHFIPISALNGDNVVDRSESMPWYTGTTLMGFLESVYIGSDRNLQDFRFPVQLVNRPNLDFRGFCGTIASGIVRPGEEIMVLPSKRTSKVKSIVTYEGELEEAYAPLSVTLTLEDEIDASRGDMIVRPGNLPKSRDSIQAMLVWMGEDPMVPGKTYLFKHTTQTVPGTIDTLNYRVDVNTLHRSPAPELELNAIGRVGISLSAPIHFDAYRRNRSTGAFIVIDRITNATVAAGMILDKSGDGGAKSVWDEEETGGGDDGAPVSAVTAEERAARFGQQPATVLLTGLTGSGKTAIGQALERKLFDSGRAVSVIDGEHVRKGLSRDLGFSANDRSENLRRSAHLAHTLNEAGMICIACFVAPSEEVRQKVARVIGEDRFLVVHVATPVEICRQRDEKGQYAQADAGQLLNFPGVTAPYDAPPHPDVTLDASQQTIDECVNQIIEALRQKAIIK
- the cysD gene encoding sulfate adenylyltransferase subunit CysD, translated to MSDYNLTHLKQLEAESIHIFREVAAEFQNPVMLYSVGKDSAVLLHLALKAFAPAKPPFPLLHVDTTWKFKEMYEFRDNYVAKELGLDLIVYINEEGLKHDIKPWEDSERHTEIMKTDALKAALDQYGFDAAFGGARRDEEKSRAKERVFSFRDKGHRWDPKNQRPELWNVYNARVNKGESIRVFPMSNWTELDVWQYIHLENIPIVPLYLSTKRKVVERDGILIMRNDDRMPLLEGEVEEEKMVRFRTLGCYPLSGAVESEATDLVDVIQEMLLTTTSERQGRVIDKDEGGVGMQKKKERGYF